TTTACCCCCGCGTTGAGCATCTGGGATGCAAGCACCTACAACGCGGTGTTTACGATGCACGGGCTGACGATGCTGTTTTTCTTCGTTACGCCGGTATTTTTCGGTCTCGCCAACTACTTCATCCCGATTCTGCTGGAGGCCGAAGATATGGCGTTCCCCCGAATCAATGCCATCGCCTTCTGGCTCCTTCCGGCAGCGTTTCTGTTAGCCCGTGCGGGGTTGATTACCGAGGTGTTGGGGAAGATGCTGTTGGGGTTCGGCATCGATTTCCCCGTGTTACTGGCCCTTGAGCCGCCGGCTAGCGGCTGGACGATGTACGTCCCGCTGTCGATCCAACTCGACAACCCCCAGATGGATCTGTTGCTGCTGGGCTTGCACCTCAGCGGGCTGGCTACCGTGATGGGCGCGATCAACATCGTCGTCACCATCTTCACCATGCGTGGCCGGAACGTGACGTGGTCGAACCTCGATATCTTCTCGTGGACGCTGCTCACCACCAGCGGGATCGTCATTTTCGCGTTCCCGCTGCTCGGTAGTGCCCTCCTGATGTTGCTGGCCGACCGCAACTTCGGGACGGCGTTCTTTACTGCCGATGGTGGCGCGATCCTCTGGCAACACCTGTTTTGGTTCTTCGGCCACCCCGAAGTCTATATCCTCGTCCTGCCGGCGTTCGGGCTGGTGAGTTACATCTTACCCAAGTTCGCCGGTCGACGCCTGTTTGGCTTCAAATTCATCGTCTACTCCACGTTGGCAATCGGGGTGCTGTCGTTCGGCGTCTGGGCCCACCACATGTTTGCTACCGGGATCGATCCCCGACTCCGGGCGTCGTTTATGGCGATCTCGATTGCGATTGCGGTCCCCTCGGCGGTCAAAACGTTCAACTGGATCACCACGCTGTGGGGTGGCTCGATCCGGCTCACCGCGCCGATGATCCTTTGTATCGGCGGTGTCGGCACGTTCATCATCGGCGGCGTGACCGGAATTTTCCTTGCCTCGATCCCGGTCGACCTCGTGCTCCACGACACCTACTACGTCGTCGGCCACTTCCATTTCATCGTCGTCGGCGTCATCACCTTCATGGCGTTTGCGGCGGGTTACTTCTGGTTCCCGCTGTTTACGGGACGGATGTATGACCGGCGGGCGGCGAAGGTCCACGCCTATCTCACCATCGTCGGCGTGTTTACGACGTTTACGCCGATGTTGGCGCTCGGCTATCTGGGACTGCCGCGCCGCCGGGCCGCCTATCCCGCCGAGTTCGAGGTGCTCCAGCAGCTGTCGACGTTCGGTGCGGTGTTGCTAATCATCGGCATCGGCATCTGGGCGATAAACATGTTCCAGTCGCTCCGTGTGGGGCCGAAAGTCACTGACGCCGATGTCTGGAATCTCAAGGAGACCAACCAGTTCTCTACCGAATGGCAGTGGTTTGAACAGCGACTCGCCGACAAACGGGAGGATACGTCGGCTGTCGACACCGACAGTGGGGCTTCGACTGGCGAGAAACAGGTCGACTGAGGCTGCTCCCTCGTTCCGTTTTTTGCACTGACCAGCGCTCTGGTAGTTGATGGTCAAATATACTACCGATAGTACACCGTTGGTCTTGGCTCCCAGAGACACCAAGCATATATCAGTACAGCATTTTGGTATCATGAAATGAATCGTAGAGATATGCTTTCGGGCACTGCAGTTGCCGGGCTTGTCGGGCTATCGGGCTGTCTCAGTGGCGTTCTGGGCAGCGTCACCAGTTTGGAGTCGACACCGGCGGGCGTGAGCCAGTCGGCACTGGAGTCGACCGGATACGAAGCGGTTGGCATCGAGGAGCTAGTCACCGAGAGAACGGTCGAAGCCGCCGGGCAGTCGGAGACGTTCGCGGTCACGAGCTATCTGAGCCAGTACGAGAAACAGGTTGGTATCGAGGGGCTCGCCGAAACGGCGACCGCAACGTTCGCGGTGCTTTCGACGCCGAAAATCGAACTTGCCGGGGAAACGCTGAACCCAATCGGTGAGATGTCGAGCCGTGAGGTGGTCGACCTCATCGGAGAGAACTACGACAGTATCGACGGGATCGAACACGACAGCGATCAAGAGATCACGATTCTGGAGCAGTCGGTTATACAGTCGCGGTTCGTTGCCGAGGCTACCTTCGCTGGCCTGCCACTGGATCTCGATATGTACGTCACGAAAGCCGTCGAACGGGGAGACGACTTTTTAGTCGCCGTCGGTGTCTATCCGCGCCAGTTCCGAACTATCGAAGCCGCCGCCACGCGTGAACTCACCGAATCGATCACTCCTGAGGCTGCCGCCGAGTCGACTGAATCCGAGTCGACCGATGGTGATTCGGGCGACAACGAAACAGCCGACAGCGACAACGAGTCGACCGAAAACAGTTCCGACGGACTCGATCTCACCGGCCGGCTACAGTAACGCTCGGCTGGGTCACTCCGTTCGGTCGACGCTCCCACCCAGATCGGCCAGCAGGTCGAAAAACGTCGGGAACGAGACGTCGACGTGGTCGCCCCCGGTTACTGTCGTGGTTCCATCAGCGACCAGCCCCGCGACCGCCAGCGACATGATGATTCGGTGGTCGTGGTAGCCCTCGACAGTTGCACCCGAGAGCGTCGACTCACTGCCGTGGATTGTCAACACATCGTGTTCTTCGGTCACTTCGACGCCCATTTTTGTCAACTCGGTTGCCATCGCGCTCACCCGGTCGGTCTCCTTGTAGCGGACGTGTTCGCAGTTCTCGATGACGGTATCGCCCTCGGCGACCGCGCCGAGCACCGCAATCGTCGGCAGTAGGTCTGGTGTGTCGCCGACGTCGACCGTCGTCCCGGTGAGATCGGATTGGGCGACGGTGATCTCGCCTACCTCTCGGTCCCAGTCGATGTCGGCGTCCATCGCATCGAGGATGTCGACAATCGCGCTGTCGCCTTGCGCACTTGGATAGGCTCCCTCGACGACGACCGATTCGCCGTCGGCGGCGGCGATAGCCCCCGCCGCCAGCAGGTAGGACATCGACGAGAAGTCCCCTGGAACGTGGTACTCGCCACCTTCGGGGCTGTACTGCTGGCCACCCGCAACGACAAAGCCCTCCGCGCCTGCGGAGCGAACGCCACCCTCGCCGGTCGCGCCGACCGGTTCGGCGGTGACGCCGAAATCCTCCAAGACTTCGAGGGTGATGTCGACGTAGGGGGCTGATTTGAGGTCGGTCGTCAGATTGAGTTCGATTCCCTCGTCGGAAACTGCGCCGGCCATGAGGAGTGCCGAGATGTATTGGGAGGAGACGTCACCGGGGATGTCGACCTGCCCGCCGGAAAGCGGTCCTTCGATGACGAGTGGCGCTTGGCCGTTGTGTCGACTGCTCTTGGCTTCGACGCCGAGGGCGTCGAGAGCCTCCAGCAGCGGCCCCTGTGGTCGCGAGCGAAGCGAGTCGTCGCCGGTCAGTACCGTGATCCCGTCGGCAAGCGCGGCCGCGGCAGTGACGAGTCGCATCGTCGTCCCGCTGTTGGCACAGTCGATCACGTTGTCAGGAACCTCGGGCGTTCCGTCGAACCCCGTGATTTCGAGGCTTGCTTCGCTGTGGTCGACGCTCCCGCCGAACCCTTCGACCGCGCGCATCGTCGCTCGGGGGTCGGCGCTGTCGAGTGGGTCGTAGACGGTCGCGCCGTCGCTGTAGCCGGCGGCCAAAATCGCACGGTGGGTGTAGCTTTTCGATGGCGGTGCGCGGGCGGTGCCCGCAACTCTCGATGCCGAGATGTGAACGTCCATACACCGACGTACCCGTCGAGGGGTATCAGAATACCGAAGCCGGAACGGAACTGAGGTCGACTGAAGACGGTTTGGATCTGTTACTGTTCCTGCGTCGGCTCTTCAGTCTCGGAGTCGGTCTCGTCGTGAGCCGTAGTCTCATCCTCGTCGACCGAGTTGTCGACTGCGTCGATCTCGTCTGCAGCCTCGGCATCGATTTCGTCTGTAGTATCAGCCTCGTCGACCGACTCCTGCTGGAACTGGAACCCGTGGTCGTTGTCGTCGACTGGCTGGCTGTTTCGCTCCTGCTGGAAGGCGACCGCCCGCTTCTGTAGCGCCTCGATCCGCGGCACTCCCGTCACGTTCGACAGGAGGACCGTCGCCGTAATCCGCGTTGCAGCCGGCAGCGGCTCGTCGCCTGCTAGCACCTCGACAGTCCCAGTCTTGTCTTCGAGCAGATAGCGCCCAGTCTCGAACCCTTTCCGTGAGAGTTCCTCCGGCGGGCCTGACAGGATGAGCAGAACGCGATCCGCCGTCTCGATATCACACGGCAACGTCAACTCCGACTCGACGGCCCGCTGGACGAGGTTTTTGATCGAGACGGCGTCAGTTTGTGGCTCCGGCTCCGGCACCTCACGTCCCAGCAGTCGACGGAGCCGCGTGAGCCAGCTTTCGGTGACCACTTCGAGTTCGGTTTCGGCGTAGCCGACAGTGGCCAGCCCACCGATTTCGAGTACTCGTCTGACATCGTTCGGATCCATCTGTAGTTCCGAGAGACGTTGGTCGTCGCGCTCTCCAGTCCCGAACACCGAGATAATTCGGGTCGCAATCGCCCGGTTGAGCTCCTCGTATCCCTCGCTCGCGCCGTGTTTGGTCACCCACGACTCGTTGTCGACGGGGATCACGGAGTCGGCCAACGGAACGACCGTTCGGATCGCCCGCGCGGCGGTCCAGGCCCGTTGGTCGGACTCCTCGCTGGTCGGCAGCACG
This sequence is a window from Halohasta litchfieldiae. Protein-coding genes within it:
- a CDS encoding cbb3-type cytochrome c oxidase subunit I; the protein is MFNLAFLAVVTVSFVGGMVLLAWRASGSSDAKQLVSDGGFSAFLPGKQTGFAHKPDGLFRWLTTVDHKDIGILYIIFGTAAGLWGATDGMMIRAELFTPALSIWDASTYNAVFTMHGLTMLFFFVTPVFFGLANYFIPILLEAEDMAFPRINAIAFWLLPAAFLLARAGLITEVLGKMLLGFGIDFPVLLALEPPASGWTMYVPLSIQLDNPQMDLLLLGLHLSGLATVMGAINIVVTIFTMRGRNVTWSNLDIFSWTLLTTSGIVIFAFPLLGSALLMLLADRNFGTAFFTADGGAILWQHLFWFFGHPEVYILVLPAFGLVSYILPKFAGRRLFGFKFIVYSTLAIGVLSFGVWAHHMFATGIDPRLRASFMAISIAIAVPSAVKTFNWITTLWGGSIRLTAPMILCIGGVGTFIIGGVTGIFLASIPVDLVLHDTYYVVGHFHFIVVGVITFMAFAAGYFWFPLFTGRMYDRRAAKVHAYLTIVGVFTTFTPMLALGYLGLPRRRAAYPAEFEVLQQLSTFGAVLLIIGIGIWAINMFQSLRVGPKVTDADVWNLKETNQFSTEWQWFEQRLADKREDTSAVDTDSGASTGEKQVD
- a CDS encoding DUF6517 family protein, producing MNRRDMLSGTAVAGLVGLSGCLSGVLGSVTSLESTPAGVSQSALESTGYEAVGIEELVTERTVEAAGQSETFAVTSYLSQYEKQVGIEGLAETATATFAVLSTPKIELAGETLNPIGEMSSREVVDLIGENYDSIDGIEHDSDQEITILEQSVIQSRFVAEATFAGLPLDLDMYVTKAVERGDDFLVAVGVYPRQFRTIEAAATRELTESITPEAAAESTESESTDGDSGDNETADSDNESTENSSDGLDLTGRLQ
- the aroA gene encoding 3-phosphoshikimate 1-carboxyvinyltransferase; translated protein: MDVHISASRVAGTARAPPSKSYTHRAILAAGYSDGATVYDPLDSADPRATMRAVEGFGGSVDHSEASLEITGFDGTPEVPDNVIDCANSGTTMRLVTAAAALADGITVLTGDDSLRSRPQGPLLEALDALGVEAKSSRHNGQAPLVIEGPLSGGQVDIPGDVSSQYISALLMAGAVSDEGIELNLTTDLKSAPYVDITLEVLEDFGVTAEPVGATGEGGVRSAGAEGFVVAGGQQYSPEGGEYHVPGDFSSMSYLLAAGAIAAADGESVVVEGAYPSAQGDSAIVDILDAMDADIDWDREVGEITVAQSDLTGTTVDVGDTPDLLPTIAVLGAVAEGDTVIENCEHVRYKETDRVSAMATELTKMGVEVTEEHDVLTIHGSESTLSGATVEGYHDHRIIMSLAVAGLVADGTTTVTGGDHVDVSFPTFFDLLADLGGSVDRTE
- a CDS encoding tubulin/FtsZ family protein, coding for MKVALLGVGNAGTRIVDQLVGTEQRTGRPVTEGQVLAFNTTPSVFAETEHIDDERQVVVGDIHPDVVQPDEITESEGEFDGGDDETAQREGVAGNPELGVSVARDDLPEIRRALDMIEDTEVDAAMIVAGLGGGTGCGVGSVLLEELKAIYDIPVYVLGVLPTSEESDQRAWTAARAIRTVVPLADSVIPVDNESWVTKHGASEGYEELNRAIATRIISVFGTGERDDQRLSELQMDPNDVRRVLEIGGLATVGYAETELEVVTESWLTRLRRLLGREVPEPEPQTDAVSIKNLVQRAVESELTLPCDIETADRVLLILSGPPEELSRKGFETGRYLLEDKTGTVEVLAGDEPLPAATRITATVLLSNVTGVPRIEALQKRAVAFQQERNSQPVDDNDHGFQFQQESVDEADTTDEIDAEAADEIDAVDNSVDEDETTAHDETDSETEEPTQEQ